A window of the Glaciimonas sp. CA11.2 genome harbors these coding sequences:
- the adk gene encoding adenylate kinase, with translation MRLILLGAPGAGKGTQATFIKERFNIPQISTGDMLRAAVKAGTPLGIEAKKVMDAGGLVSDDIIIGLVKDRLKQADCANGYLFDGFPRTVPQADAMKEAGVAIDYVLEIDVPDAAIVERMSGRRVHPASGRTYHVKFNPPKVEGIDDVTGEELILRDDDKVETVQKRLFVYHEQTEVLVKYYGDWAKAGNPGAPQYRKIVGVGPVDQIRDSAFKALEA, from the coding sequence ATGCGCCTCATCCTTCTAGGAGCGCCCGGTGCCGGTAAGGGCACGCAAGCTACCTTTATAAAAGAACGATTCAACATTCCGCAAATTTCTACCGGTGACATGCTAAGGGCAGCCGTCAAGGCGGGAACACCACTTGGTATCGAAGCAAAAAAAGTGATGGATGCGGGTGGTTTGGTCTCGGACGATATTATTATTGGCCTGGTAAAAGATCGTCTGAAGCAAGCGGATTGTGCCAACGGCTATCTGTTTGATGGCTTTCCACGCACAGTGCCACAAGCTGATGCGATGAAAGAAGCAGGCGTGGCGATTGACTACGTGCTGGAAATTGATGTGCCGGACGCGGCAATTGTTGAGCGTATGAGTGGCCGACGCGTACATCCTGCTTCTGGTCGCACTTACCATGTCAAGTTCAATCCGCCAAAGGTGGAAGGGATTGATGATGTGACTGGAGAAGAGTTGATCCTCCGTGACGACGACAAAGTAGAAACCGTGCAGAAACGTCTTTTTGTGTATCACGAGCAAACTGAAGTTCTTGTTAAATATTATGGTGACTGGGCTAAGGCAGGAAATCCCGGCGCGCCACAATATCGCAAAATCGTTGGAGTTGGACCTGTTGATCAAATTCGCGACAGTGCCTTCAAGGCATTGGAAGCCTAA